The following coding sequences are from one Dehalococcoidia bacterium window:
- a CDS encoding NIL domain-containing protein — protein MATRRVRLTFRPELITLPIIYELGHQFQVVTNIRMADVDEHVGWVVLELEGDAGEIERGLDWAQAKGVRVDPIEGDVVEG, from the coding sequence ATGGCGACCAGGCGCGTCCGTCTCACCTTCCGGCCGGAGCTGATCACGCTGCCGATCATCTACGAGCTGGGCCACCAGTTCCAGGTGGTGACGAACATCCGCATGGCCGACGTGGATGAGCACGTCGGCTGGGTCGTGCTGGAGCTTGAGGGCGACGCCGGTGAGATCGAGCGCGGTCTCGACTGGGCGCAGGCCAAGGGTGTGCGCGTCGATCCGATCGAAGGCGATGTGGTCGAAGGGTAG